Proteins encoded by one window of Streptococcus suis S735:
- a CDS encoding DUF1430 domain-containing protein translates to MLFKNRDKLLRELKARNLFQFVNEVRSSSSLFTELLDRIRIETISTSMGAILGIVTSIVLFNTMNLLYFEEFKREIVIKEIAGMGFLGIHKKYLTLQLLSLLLALGASMVVTGHIFISSISFALFMVNALCLLRWQARKEGAWNVRILKGA, encoded by the coding sequence ATGCTATTTAAAAACAGAGATAAACTTTTACGTGAATTGAAGGCAAGAAATTTGTTTCAGTTTGTCAATGAAGTGAGAAGTAGTTCTTCCCTCTTTACGGAACTTTTAGATCGTATTCGGATAGAGACCATTTCAACATCTATGGGTGCCATTTTAGGGATTGTGACATCAATTGTCCTGTTTAATACCATGAATCTTCTATACTTTGAAGAATTTAAACGTGAGATTGTCATCAAGGAAATTGCAGGGATGGGTTTCTTGGGAATCCATAAGAAATACCTAACGCTTCAACTGCTTTCTCTCTTGTTGGCTCTTGGAGCAAGTATGGTAGTAACAGGTCACATTTTTATAAGTAGCATCAGTTTTGCCTTGTTTATGGTCAATGCCCTCTGTTTATTGAGGTGGCAGGCGAGGAAAGAAGGAGCTTGGAATGTCCGTATTTTGAAAGGAGCCTAG
- a CDS encoding AMP-binding protein, with translation MSTISYKPLNLYRQFKTAAQEFPNVAIYFDKPYASFPELGLENTYQTVFEAIQKRAAQFAAAGIGYGDKVILYKSPAFDTYLLAVAVTALGAVPVMISYHLPSSNLDVFAERLEKSFIVYDQETEERVAGMTRTDLVTKIFLPQVLVQEAVAFEENLLPEDVIQYMTHTSGTTGVPKLICHTAQTMGWRVAWQQTIFDKMTERGLLAFHISPVHSRYNIGVSSAIGLGFPLYPLSSARKDDVERALALHRPSALETHPNNFVQWARLAKEKPEVFSSIRYYHSTFDAINIGTLRAFLEASKEQDPVFMQVYGQSECGPMILRYHRLENLGTVSGRDMGIGLEGYTEARITDAQGNPLPAGENGHIQFLSKGRAVTYYKEDARFQDNVYGAWWDSGDYGCMTPEGTLLLKDRQVDLIEHIDSNLALEDLLLDKLDFLSEVVIIRDVNGAPQPIIALAEDAEMNWEAWWAMVADLPLLKEPILMAYDDIPRTATMKVQRLKMEAEMKEKNL, from the coding sequence ATGTCAACTATTAGTTACAAACCATTAAATCTCTATCGTCAGTTTAAAACAGCGGCTCAAGAGTTTCCAAATGTTGCCATTTATTTTGACAAACCCTACGCATCTTTCCCTGAATTAGGATTGGAAAATACCTATCAAACAGTTTTTGAAGCTATTCAAAAAAGAGCTGCCCAATTTGCAGCAGCAGGTATTGGCTATGGGGACAAGGTAATTCTATATAAGAGTCCAGCCTTTGATACCTATTTGTTAGCAGTAGCGGTAACGGCATTGGGTGCTGTTCCTGTTATGATTTCCTACCATTTGCCATCTTCGAATTTAGATGTGTTTGCGGAGCGATTGGAAAAGTCTTTCATTGTCTACGACCAAGAAACAGAAGAACGTGTAGCAGGAATGACTCGAACTGACCTGGTCACAAAGATATTTTTACCCCAAGTCCTAGTGCAAGAAGCAGTTGCTTTTGAAGAAAATCTCCTGCCAGAAGATGTCATTCAATACATGACTCATACTTCAGGGACGACAGGTGTTCCAAAACTAATCTGCCATACAGCACAGACCATGGGCTGGCGAGTAGCTTGGCAACAAACTATTTTTGACAAGATGACGGAGAGAGGCTTGCTGGCCTTCCATATCTCCCCTGTACATTCACGCTATAATATCGGCGTGTCGTCGGCGATTGGGTTAGGATTCCCCCTCTACCCACTTTCTTCTGCAAGAAAAGATGATGTTGAACGGGCACTTGCTCTTCATCGTCCAAGTGCTCTGGAAACCCATCCTAATAACTTTGTCCAATGGGCAAGATTGGCCAAGGAAAAACCAGAGGTCTTTAGTAGCATTCGTTATTACCATTCAACCTTTGATGCTATCAATATTGGTACGCTTCGCGCCTTCTTGGAGGCTTCTAAAGAGCAAGATCCAGTCTTTATGCAGGTTTATGGTCAAAGTGAATGTGGTCCAATGATTTTACGTTACCATCGCTTGGAAAACCTAGGAACAGTTAGCGGACGAGATATGGGGATTGGTCTGGAAGGTTACACAGAAGCACGTATCACAGATGCCCAAGGGAATCCTCTCCCAGCTGGAGAAAACGGGCATATCCAGTTCCTGTCAAAAGGCCGTGCTGTGACTTACTACAAAGAAGATGCCCGCTTCCAAGATAATGTGTACGGTGCTTGGTGGGATAGTGGTGACTACGGCTGCATGACTCCAGAGGGCACGCTTCTTCTAAAAGACCGTCAGGTTGACCTCATTGAGCACATCGACAGCAACCTTGCCTTGGAAGACTTATTGTTGGATAAATTGGACTTTTTATCAGAAGTCGTGATTATCCGCGATGTCAATGGTGCACCGCAGCCGATTATCGCTCTGGCAGAAGATGCTGAGATGAACTGGGAAGCTTGGTGGGCCATGGTTGCAGACCTACCACTATTGAAAGAGCCCATCTTGATGGCTTATGACGACATTCCACGTACTGCGACTATGAAGGTTCAACGCCTCAAAATGGAAGCAGAAATGAAAGAAAAAAATCTGTAA
- a CDS encoding mechanosensitive ion channel family protein, producing the protein MNDFITKYLSQFNIEAIVTAGLNKVLSLVLLFVAFYIIKKIAKASVKKVLVPSLKVSTQDIGRQKTISRLVESILNYLLYFILIYCILSILGLPVSSLLAGAGIAGVAVGLGAQGFLSDLVNGFFILIERQFDVGDVVKLTNGPITISGTIVSMGIRTTQVRDADGTLHFIPNRNILVVSNQSRGDMRAQIDIPLKFNTDLEQVYRVIEEVNLREISNFDQITGVTVLGPQNAISGQFVFRVNLFVANGQQNKIYHQFFGFYQDALRQAGIDLPSSGPTVLK; encoded by the coding sequence ATGAATGATTTTATTACCAAGTATTTGTCTCAATTTAATATTGAGGCCATTGTGACAGCAGGTCTAAATAAGGTTTTATCGCTTGTTTTACTCTTTGTTGCATTTTACATTATCAAGAAGATAGCCAAAGCTTCTGTGAAAAAGGTTTTGGTTCCCTCTCTAAAGGTATCTACCCAAGACATTGGTCGTCAGAAGACCATCAGTCGTCTGGTGGAAAGCATCCTAAATTACCTACTCTACTTTATCCTTATCTACTGTATTTTGAGTATCCTCGGTTTACCGGTATCCAGTCTTCTTGCAGGAGCCGGGATTGCTGGGGTAGCTGTTGGGCTGGGCGCACAAGGTTTTCTCTCAGACTTGGTCAATGGATTCTTTATCTTAATTGAACGACAGTTTGACGTCGGAGATGTGGTTAAGTTAACCAACGGGCCCATTACCATTTCAGGAACCATCGTTAGCATGGGAATCCGAACAACACAAGTACGTGATGCAGATGGGACATTGCATTTTATTCCCAATCGCAATATTCTAGTGGTGTCCAATCAGTCAAGAGGGGACATGCGTGCTCAAATCGATATTCCGCTCAAATTTAATACCGATTTGGAACAAGTCTATCGCGTAATAGAAGAGGTCAATTTGAGAGAAATCAGCAATTTTGACCAGATTACAGGTGTGACTGTATTAGGTCCCCAAAACGCTATTTCGGGACAGTTTGTATTTCGTGTTAATCTTTTCGTAGCCAACGGTCAACAGAACAAGATCTATCATCAATTCTTTGGTTTTTATCAAGATGCTCTGCGTCAAGCAGGAATAGATTTACCTTCAAGTGGGCCAACTGTTTTAAAATAA
- a CDS encoding DUF1430 domain-containing protein — MKKVFTYLSTFSVCLFCIWLVSLQLDSLIYHYYPSVSILSRGEEVTYEEVSDALTNLAEKENSLIAKTITETDDSGRTTTSYDVFGKGELPQGLVKADRLVASQANLAENYYVVKGNLDIKVVENVLQSLGLVDSYIYRPTLLNSLSLFLGRGAPSLGLIIFILTNLALTVVGQIVYLRSAGIEMLSGVRSWQIASRFLRVDGRDIALATGGALVFGLIAILILGWPMVYYRFVAIGIAFYACLLFFLSLSTSIGFMIALNISQLQKLIKGALPLKAIFAILLVGQCLAVCIISIGASRTLTYVGVLHTLTIGEKAWQERQDVFSLSLNREAFIADEAMAQQQRMAWSHVILESYAKNNVMLVQHHLRHNTIKEHTIIESSKEIPLERVLYVTPNYIQSEGGLYDFNQLEEIKQLGKGEIALLLPKSLQNDASVYQAYFEDMVGKLLADGEGSISLHSNVYYISDEKRWFIYNHTPINYEQFLQAPLIVVLSPESFEETSYFWENALPDFVFFKDKEMLEQLLDKYNLQNTIGSLLSSKQHYNTLRKNVQLEILMTLSPTILGIFTSILLFNTMNLLYFETFKREIAIKRIAGMGFIELHGSYLGEQVGSALIGMGLAMFMTKSVIVSLGVVVALLINSWMLLNNQAKREEKIQLSVLNGR; from the coding sequence ATGAAAAAAGTATTTACTTATTTATCTACTTTTAGCGTCTGTCTCTTCTGTATATGGTTAGTGAGTCTGCAACTCGATTCTTTAATTTATCATTACTATCCATCGGTTTCCATATTAAGTCGAGGGGAAGAAGTGACCTATGAAGAAGTGTCGGATGCCCTGACAAATTTAGCTGAAAAGGAAAATAGTCTAATTGCTAAGACAATAACAGAAACAGATGATAGTGGGCGAACTACTACCAGTTATGATGTTTTTGGGAAGGGGGAGCTTCCACAGGGCTTGGTCAAAGCGGATAGGTTAGTAGCTAGTCAGGCCAACTTAGCTGAAAATTACTATGTTGTAAAAGGTAATCTGGACATCAAAGTGGTAGAAAACGTCTTACAGTCACTGGGATTGGTGGATAGCTATATTTATAGACCGACCCTATTAAACAGTTTAAGTCTATTTCTTGGTAGGGGAGCTCCGAGCTTAGGCCTTATTATCTTTATACTCACCAATCTTGCATTGACAGTAGTTGGGCAGATTGTCTACTTGCGGTCGGCAGGTATAGAGATGCTTTCAGGGGTGAGGAGTTGGCAGATTGCTAGTCGTTTTTTAAGAGTGGATGGAAGAGATATAGCATTGGCTACAGGAGGAGCGCTTGTTTTTGGATTAATTGCTATTTTAATTTTGGGTTGGCCAATGGTATATTATCGTTTTGTAGCAATCGGTATCGCCTTTTATGCTTGTTTGCTTTTTTTCCTATCTTTATCGACAAGTATTGGATTCATGATTGCATTAAACATTTCTCAGTTACAAAAGCTAATTAAGGGAGCTTTGCCTCTCAAGGCGATTTTTGCTATTTTACTAGTAGGTCAGTGTTTAGCGGTTTGCATCATCTCTATTGGTGCTAGTCGAACGTTGACATATGTTGGAGTTCTCCATACACTAACGATAGGAGAAAAGGCTTGGCAAGAAAGACAAGATGTTTTTAGTCTGTCTTTGAATCGTGAAGCATTCATAGCTGATGAAGCGATGGCCCAGCAACAAAGAATGGCTTGGTCTCATGTAATTTTAGAATCATATGCGAAAAATAATGTAATGTTAGTCCAGCACCATTTACGGCATAACACAATAAAAGAACATACCATCATTGAATCCAGCAAGGAAATTCCTCTAGAAAGGGTGCTGTATGTGACGCCGAATTATATACAATCAGAAGGTGGACTGTACGATTTCAATCAGCTGGAAGAGATAAAGCAATTAGGTAAAGGAGAAATTGCATTATTATTACCAAAGAGTTTGCAAAATGATGCGAGTGTTTACCAAGCGTATTTTGAGGACATGGTAGGAAAATTGCTTGCGGATGGAGAAGGATCCATAAGTTTGCATTCAAATGTTTATTACATTTCCGATGAGAAGCGATGGTTCATTTACAATCATACCCCGATAAATTATGAGCAATTTTTACAGGCTCCGTTGATTGTTGTTCTATCACCTGAAAGTTTTGAAGAAACGTCCTATTTTTGGGAAAATGCGTTACCAGATTTTGTATTTTTCAAAGATAAAGAGATGCTGGAACAACTGTTGGACAAATACAATTTACAAAACACAATAGGTAGCTTGTTATCTAGCAAGCAACATTACAACACCCTGAGAAAAAATGTTCAACTTGAAATTCTTATGACCCTATCTCCGACAATCCTTGGAATATTCACTTCCATACTATTGTTCAATACGATGAATCTTCTATACTTTGAGACCTTCAAAAGAGAAATAGCCATCAAGCGGATAGCAGGGATGGGTTTTATCGAATTGCATGGTTCTTATCTAGGAGAACAAGTCGGCTCCGCTCTTATTGGGATGGGTTTGGCAATGTTTATGACAAAGTCAGTTATTGTTAGCCTAGGAGTAGTTGTGGCTTTGTTGATAAATAGTTGGATGTTACTGAACAATCAAGCGAAAAGGGAAGAAAAAATCCAGTTGAGTGTATTAAATGGCAGATAG
- a CDS encoding ABC transporter ATP-binding protein encodes MFSVQSIQKKFGKRSLFSDVTLDLQAGKVYALIGASGSGKTTLLNILAKLESYDAGDILYKGKDLKKLKPHLFFREELGYLFQNFGLLESQTIKENLDLGLISQKLSKDERKSRQEAALDAVGLSYLDLSQPIYELSGGEAQRVALAKVILKNPPLILADEPTAALDPKSSQEIMDILLSLKSPDRLIVIATHNPLIWERADLIIKMEDL; translated from the coding sequence ATGTTTTCTGTCCAATCAATTCAAAAGAAATTTGGGAAGCGCAGCTTGTTTTCTGATGTAACACTAGACTTGCAGGCTGGAAAGGTCTATGCCTTGATAGGTGCCAGTGGTAGCGGAAAAACGACCTTGCTGAATATTTTAGCCAAGTTGGAGTCCTATGATGCAGGTGACATTCTCTACAAGGGAAAGGATTTGAAAAAGTTGAAGCCCCATCTCTTTTTTAGGGAGGAATTAGGCTATCTCTTTCAGAATTTTGGTCTTTTAGAAAGTCAGACAATCAAAGAAAATCTGGATTTGGGACTGATTAGTCAGAAATTGTCCAAAGACGAAAGGAAATCGAGGCAGGAAGCGGCACTTGATGCAGTTGGTCTGTCTTATCTGGACCTGTCCCAGCCTATCTATGAACTCTCAGGAGGGGAAGCCCAGCGGGTAGCTCTTGCTAAAGTCATCCTGAAAAATCCTCCATTGATTTTAGCAGATGAGCCGACGGCTGCCTTGGATCCTAAGAGCTCCCAAGAAATTATGGATATTTTGTTATCCTTGAAGAGCCCAGATCGGTTAATTGTGATTGCGACCCATAATCCTTTGATTTGGGAGCGAGCAGACCTTATCATAAAAATGGAAGACTTGTAA
- a CDS encoding alanine/glycine:cation symporter family protein — MLELFKAINNLVWGPPLLLLLVGTGVYFTLRLGVFQIGKLPTAFRLIFSSDQSGQGDVSSFAALCTALAATVGTGNIVGVATAITTGGPGALFWMWVAAFFGMATKYAEGFLAIKYRTKDANGQAAGGPMHYITLGMGQKWKPLAVFFAISGVLVALLGIGTFSQVNSITASLETSFGLEPPLVSVITAISIAFVVFGGIEKISDVSTKIVPFMAILYILASITVLAVHWDQLLPTLALVFKSAFTPAAAVGGFAGATVQQAIQRGIARGVFSNESGLGSAPIAAAAAKSDNPVEQGLISMTGTFIDTLIICTLTGFTILVTDQWSVEGLAGAPLTQAAFATVFGNTGSIALTISLVLFAFTTILGWSYYGERCIEFLFGTKSILPYRLVFVAMVALGGFLKLDLIWTIADIVNGLMALPNLIALLALSPVIIKETRQYFAKKK; from the coding sequence ATGTTAGAACTATTTAAGGCTATCAACAATCTTGTTTGGGGACCGCCCCTCTTGTTACTATTGGTCGGAACGGGTGTCTATTTTACCCTACGGTTGGGAGTATTTCAGATTGGCAAATTGCCGACGGCTTTTCGTCTGATTTTCTCCAGTGACCAGTCTGGTCAGGGAGATGTGTCCAGTTTTGCGGCTCTGTGTACGGCTTTAGCAGCGACAGTTGGTACAGGAAATATCGTCGGAGTTGCGACAGCTATTACTACAGGTGGTCCTGGGGCTCTTTTCTGGATGTGGGTTGCGGCCTTTTTCGGAATGGCAACCAAGTATGCGGAAGGATTTTTAGCGATTAAATACCGAACCAAGGATGCCAACGGTCAAGCGGCAGGTGGACCTATGCATTATATCACCTTGGGGATGGGACAGAAGTGGAAACCCTTGGCAGTTTTCTTTGCTATTTCAGGTGTATTAGTAGCTCTCTTGGGGATTGGAACTTTTTCGCAAGTTAATTCCATCACTGCTTCTTTGGAAACGAGTTTTGGATTGGAACCGCCACTTGTCAGTGTAATAACGGCTATTTCAATTGCCTTCGTTGTTTTTGGTGGGATTGAAAAAATCTCTGACGTTTCGACCAAAATTGTTCCTTTCATGGCGATTTTGTATATCTTAGCAAGTATTACTGTCTTGGCCGTGCATTGGGATCAACTCTTGCCAACCCTGGCCTTAGTTTTCAAATCTGCCTTTACTCCAGCAGCGGCTGTGGGCGGTTTTGCAGGTGCGACTGTGCAACAAGCAATTCAGCGTGGGATTGCGCGTGGGGTTTTCTCAAATGAATCTGGTTTGGGTTCGGCGCCTATTGCTGCTGCGGCTGCCAAGTCTGATAATCCAGTTGAACAGGGCTTGATTTCTATGACGGGTACCTTTATTGATACACTTATCATCTGTACCTTAACGGGTTTTACGATTCTAGTAACTGACCAGTGGTCGGTAGAGGGCTTGGCAGGTGCTCCTCTTACTCAGGCAGCTTTTGCAACAGTTTTTGGCAATACAGGATCTATTGCCTTGACGATTAGTTTGGTACTTTTTGCTTTTACAACTATTCTCGGATGGTCTTACTATGGTGAACGCTGTATCGAATTCCTCTTTGGCACCAAGTCTATCTTGCCTTACCGTCTGGTCTTTGTAGCTATGGTTGCCTTGGGTGGTTTCCTCAAACTAGACTTGATTTGGACCATCGCAGATATTGTGAACGGGCTCATGGCACTACCAAACTTGATCGCCTTACTAGCTCTCTCTCCTGTTATCATCAAGGAGACACGCCAGTATTTTGCAAAGAAGAAATAA
- the msrB gene encoding peptide-methionine (R)-S-oxide reductase MsrB gives MKEIYLAGGCFWGMEGYFSQIDGILDTSVGYANGQVETTNYQLLKQTDHAETLYLAYDETRINLREILLYYFRVIDPFSVNQQGPDKGRQYRTGIYYTDEADLPTIEQVMTEQSQLFGGRPLAVEVEPLAHYIPAEDYHQDYLKKNPQGYCHIDLGQAKIPLIDVADYQKPDQQVLKDSLTDLQYQVTQEAATERPFENEFWNSEQAGIYVDITTGEPLFLSTDKFDSGCGWPSFTKPISKEVATYFQDKSHGMNRIEVRSRAGHAHLGHVFDDGPRDKGGLRYCINSAALRFIPREEMEEAGYGLFLDLLK, from the coding sequence ATGAAAGAAATTTATCTAGCAGGCGGTTGTTTCTGGGGAATGGAAGGCTACTTTTCCCAGATCGATGGTATTCTTGACACCAGCGTTGGCTATGCCAATGGACAGGTGGAGACGACCAATTATCAACTCCTCAAACAAACAGACCACGCAGAGACGCTCTATCTAGCCTATGATGAGACTCGTATCAATTTGCGGGAAATTCTCCTCTACTATTTCCGCGTCATTGATCCTTTCTCTGTCAATCAGCAGGGACCTGACAAGGGTCGCCAGTATCGGACTGGTATCTATTACACAGATGAGGCTGATTTGCCGACCATCGAGCAGGTCATGACGGAGCAGTCCCAGCTCTTTGGTGGACGCCCCCTAGCTGTTGAAGTGGAGCCACTCGCACATTACATTCCCGCCGAAGACTACCATCAGGATTATTTGAAGAAAAATCCCCAAGGGTACTGCCATATCGATCTTGGGCAGGCAAAAATCCCTCTGATTGATGTTGCGGACTACCAAAAGCCAGACCAGCAAGTCTTAAAAGACAGCTTGACCGACCTCCAGTATCAAGTCACTCAAGAAGCTGCGACGGAAAGACCCTTCGAAAATGAGTTTTGGAATAGTGAACAAGCTGGCATCTACGTCGATATTACGACTGGCGAGCCACTCTTTCTCTCGACGGACAAATTCGACTCAGGCTGCGGCTGGCCCTCCTTTACCAAACCAATCAGCAAAGAAGTTGCGACTTATTTCCAAGATAAGTCCCACGGCATGAACCGTATCGAAGTCCGTAGTCGGGCTGGTCATGCTCATTTAGGTCATGTCTTTGATGACGGACCGCGTGATAAAGGTGGTCTCCGTTACTGTATCAACTCAGCAGCCCTTCGTTTCATACCGAGAGAGGAAATGGAAGAAGCAGGATATGGCCTGTTTTTGGATTTGCTTAAATAA
- a CDS encoding DUF4352 domain-containing protein encodes MQTKDFVVENGQMYYKKKPLHKQPLFWTTIAGAVLSFILGVTCFIFMIGLSSANFDNWDTGSDGYIDETVEYTEYQVGDSVDFSNGLHVTVTSMGKDDSIELVDSYYSTAYVVEMEVENSTAKELYFDEYYFSLMDPVSQIPFTLDLRTYDVNLVEKLKPGEKVQVKLIYGIDNETNFGFTYEDAMWTELVAEGI; translated from the coding sequence ATGCAAACAAAAGATTTTGTCGTTGAAAATGGGCAGATGTATTATAAGAAGAAACCCTTGCACAAACAGCCTCTCTTTTGGACGACCATTGCTGGTGCCGTCCTCTCCTTCATCCTAGGAGTAACCTGTTTTATTTTTATGATCGGCCTAAGCTCAGCAAATTTTGATAATTGGGATACAGGTAGTGACGGATACATTGATGAGACTGTGGAATACACAGAGTATCAAGTTGGTGACTCAGTTGATTTTTCTAACGGTCTTCATGTAACAGTAACATCTATGGGCAAAGACGATAGCATAGAACTAGTGGATAGCTACTACAGCACAGCTTATGTTGTTGAAATGGAAGTTGAAAATTCGACCGCAAAAGAGCTCTATTTTGATGAATACTATTTCAGTCTCATGGATCCCGTTAGTCAGATTCCCTTTACCCTGGATTTGCGGACCTATGATGTGAATCTAGTTGAAAAGTTGAAGCCAGGAGAGAAAGTACAAGTAAAACTTATCTACGGTATAGATAATGAAACAAACTTTGGTTTTACCTACGAAGATGCCATGTGGACGGAATTAGTCGCAGAAGGTATCTAA
- a CDS encoding helix-turn-helix domain-containing protein → MYRKVMKMILSKRFKNRRKELGFTQKELAEGICEQSLISRVEKLGVAPTSDILFALSQRLQVSMDYFFDESVSDKAPDITVFKRLVDKALFTRSYDQLAYLVEAEKQKEAVHSQESSEYLTYLACIVDFHHYHKEDIAIGCMEELSHRISKKSSFYLDVYNSLVNFYALASRDEDLDGLYEGISEKLSHLDISNTECFHKYIKIRYNHAHYLFKRKRQSQAIDELTDLIETLRDKKSCYFLADMLCLIANVGEGFLSKDEILSYYREAECLFKFFGPQNSYLSLKEYLSKVI, encoded by the coding sequence ATGTACAGAAAGGTTATGAAAATGATTCTTAGTAAACGTTTTAAAAATAGAAGAAAGGAACTTGGCTTTACTCAAAAGGAGCTTGCAGAGGGAATTTGTGAGCAGAGTTTGATTAGTCGAGTTGAAAAATTAGGAGTTGCTCCTACATCGGATATATTATTTGCCTTATCACAACGCTTACAGGTGTCTATGGACTATTTTTTTGATGAAAGTGTATCAGATAAAGCGCCTGATATTACGGTATTTAAACGATTGGTGGACAAAGCTCTGTTCACTCGTTCCTATGATCAACTGGCTTATCTTGTAGAGGCAGAGAAGCAGAAAGAAGCTGTTCATTCGCAGGAAAGCAGTGAATATTTAACTTATCTGGCTTGTATAGTGGACTTTCATCATTATCATAAGGAGGATATTGCAATTGGATGTATGGAAGAACTTAGTCATCGAATCAGTAAGAAATCTAGTTTTTATCTGGATGTATACAACAGCTTGGTTAATTTTTATGCCTTGGCTTCTCGAGATGAGGATTTAGATGGTTTGTATGAGGGGATTTCAGAAAAGCTTAGCCACTTGGATATATCAAACACAGAGTGTTTTCATAAGTATATCAAGATTCGCTACAATCACGCTCACTATCTTTTTAAAAGGAAGAGGCAGTCACAGGCAATTGATGAATTGACAGACCTAATTGAAACATTGCGAGATAAGAAGAGTTGTTATTTTTTGGCAGATATGCTTTGTTTAATCGCAAATGTCGGAGAGGGATTTCTATCAAAAGATGAAATTCTCTCCTACTATAGAGAAGCAGAATGTCTATTCAAATTTTTTGGTCCGCAAAATAGTTATCTCAGTTTAAAAGAATATCTATCAAAGGTTATTTAA
- the gdhA gene encoding NADP-specific glutamate dehydrogenase, whose product MSNAKAYIQASFEAVKARNPHETEFLQAVEELFSTLEPVFEAHPEYIEENILARIVEPERIISFRVPWTDKDGNVQVNRGYRVQFNSAVGPYKGGLRFHPTVNQSILKFLGFEQIFKNVLTGLPIGGGKGGSDFDPKGKTDAEIMRFCQSFMTELQKHIGPSLDVPAGDIGVGGREIGYMYGQYKRLRQFDAGVLTGKPLGFGGSLIRPEATGYGLVYFTDNMLAANGKSFKDQTVLISGSGNVAQYAVQKATELGAKVISVSDSNGYIIDETGIDFDLLVDIKEKRRARLTEYAAEKSTAKYFKGSVWNYDGKADIALPCATQNEINGKQAAALVKNGVYCVAEGANMPSDLDAIKVYKENGVLYGLAKAANAGGVAVSALEMSQNSLRLSWTREEVDGRLKDIMANIFNTAKETAEKYDLGTDYLAGANIAAFEQIADSMIAQGLV is encoded by the coding sequence ATGTCAAATGCCAAAGCTTACATCCAAGCTTCTTTTGAAGCAGTCAAAGCCCGCAACCCACATGAAACAGAATTCCTCCAAGCTGTAGAAGAGCTCTTCTCTACACTTGAGCCTGTTTTTGAAGCACACCCAGAATACATCGAAGAAAACATCTTGGCTCGTATCGTTGAGCCTGAGCGTATCATCAGCTTCCGTGTTCCATGGACAGATAAAGATGGAAATGTTCAAGTCAACCGTGGCTACCGTGTTCAGTTCAACTCAGCTGTAGGTCCTTATAAAGGCGGTCTTCGCTTCCACCCAACTGTAAACCAATCCATCTTGAAGTTCCTCGGTTTTGAGCAAATCTTCAAAAACGTCTTGACTGGTCTTCCAATCGGCGGTGGTAAAGGTGGTTCAGACTTTGATCCTAAAGGAAAAACTGATGCTGAAATCATGCGCTTCTGCCAAAGCTTCATGACTGAATTGCAAAAACACATCGGACCTTCACTTGACGTCCCTGCTGGTGACATCGGTGTCGGTGGTCGTGAGATCGGTTACATGTACGGTCAATACAAACGCCTCCGCCAGTTTGATGCAGGTGTCTTGACTGGTAAACCTCTTGGCTTCGGTGGTTCATTGATCCGCCCAGAAGCAACTGGTTACGGTTTGGTTTACTTCACTGATAACATGTTGGCAGCAAACGGTAAATCCTTCAAAGACCAAACTGTCCTTATCTCAGGTTCTGGTAACGTTGCCCAATATGCTGTTCAAAAAGCGACTGAACTTGGTGCAAAAGTTATTTCTGTTTCAGACTCAAATGGTTACATCATTGACGAAACTGGTATCGACTTCGACCTCTTGGTGGACATCAAAGAAAAACGCCGCGCTCGTTTGACAGAATACGCTGCAGAAAAATCAACTGCTAAGTACTTCAAAGGTTCTGTATGGAACTACGATGGCAAGGCTGATATTGCCCTTCCATGTGCGACTCAAAATGAGATCAACGGCAAACAAGCTGCTGCCCTTGTAAAAAATGGCGTGTACTGTGTGGCTGAAGGTGCCAACATGCCATCTGACCTTGATGCCATCAAAGTCTACAAGGAAAATGGCGTTCTCTACGGACTCGCAAAAGCTGCCAACGCTGGTGGTGTAGCTGTATCTGCCCTTGAAATGAGTCAAAACAGCCTTCGCTTGTCATGGACTCGTGAAGAAGTAGACGGCCGTCTTAAAGACATCATGGCCAACATCTTCAACACAGCCAAAGAAACTGCTGAAAAATACGACCTTGGTACAGACTACCTTGCAGGTGCTAACATCGCAGCCTTTGAACAAATTGCGGATAGCATGATTGCCCAAGGTTTGGTATAA